TTATTCCAGGGCACAAACATTTACGTGAATTTGCGGAGGTTGTCAAAGAAGCGATTTGGGAAGCAGGAGGAGTTCCATTTGAATTCAATACAATTGGGGTTGACGATGGGATTGCAATGGGTCACATCGGGATGCGCTATTCACTACCAAGTAGGGAACTTATTGCCGATGCAGCGGAAACAGTTATCAATGCCCACTGGTTTGATGGGGTGTTTTATATCCCGAATTGCGACAAAATCACACCAGGAATGTTAATGGCGGCTGTACGCACCAATGTTCCATCCGTTTTTGTTTCAGGTGGACCGATGGAAGCGGGGGTTTCCTCCAAAGGTAAAACGCTGTCACTCGCATCTGTATTCGAAGGAGTTGGCGCGTATCAATCGGGAATGATCACAAAACAAGAACTGGATGATCTTGAACAACACGCCTGCCCGACATGTGGTTCTTGTTCAGGCATGTTTACAGCTAACTCTATGAACTGCTTAATGGAAGTATTAGGAGTAGCGCTACCTGGCAATGGAACAATCGTAGCTACTTCGAAACAACGATATCAACTCGTGTACGAAGCGGCGAAACAATTAATTGAAATGGTAAAACATGATGTTCGACCACGTGACATCATCACTAAACAAGCGATTGATGATGCGTTTGCTTTAGATATGGCCATGGGAGGCTCAACCAATACGGTCCTTCACTTGTTAGCTATTGCAAATGAAGCGGGAATTGACTATGACTTAGATCGAATTAACGAAATTGCCAAAAAAGTTCCTTACTTAGCGAAAATTAGCCCGGCCTCAGATTATTCTATCGGGGATGTTCATCGAGCAGGTGGAATCAGTGCAATCTTGAAGGAACTGAGTGATTTAGGTGTCTTACATGACGAACGGAGAACTGTCACTGGTCAAACGCTATATGACAATATTAAAAATGCAGTTATTTTAGATGACCAAGTCATTCGTCGAAAAGAAAATCCTTATCGAAAAGACGGTGGATTATCCATATTAAGAGGCAACTTAGCCCCTGATGGAGCTGTCATTAAGGTGGGGGCAGTGGATCCTTCCATTCAAAGATTTTTAGGGGAAGCTATTGTTTTTAATTCGCAAGATGAAGCGATTAAAGGAATTGAAAATGGGACGGTTCGAGAAGGTCATGTAGTGGTCATTCGTTATGAAGGACCAAAAGGGGGACCAGGAATGCCCGAGATGTTAGCCCCTACGGCCCAAATTGTCGGAAAAGGATTAGGAACAAAAGTAGCACTTATTACGGACGGGCGTTTTTCAGGAGCAACACGAGGAATTTCAATTGGACATATCTCTCCAGAAGCAGCAGAAGGTGGTCCAATTGCCTTTGTAGAAAATGGCGATCCAATTCTCATTGATTTAACACAACGAACGATTCAAGTGCTTGTAGATCAAGAAGAATGGGAAGAGCGTAAGAAAAATTGGAAACCATTTGAACCGAAAATCAAATCCGGCTATTTAGGACGCTATTCAAAACTAGTAACATCAGCAAATACAGGCGCGATATTAAAAATATAAAAATCAGAATATTAAAAAAACGATGATGAGGACAAAGTAAGAGGACTAGGTATTTACAGAGAGCCGGGGGAGCTGGAAACCGGTAATACCCCCTCTTACGACATCACCTCGGAGTGCTGTCTTGAAACGAAAGGAGTAGGGATGGCCGAGTGTTCAACACTCGTTATCAAAAGGACAACTTCGGTTGTTCATGAGGTGGCATTTGCGAAAATGTCACGAAGTAGGGTGGTACCGTGAAGCTTTTTCACCCCTGCAACTTCCATTGGGAAGGTGCGTGGGTTGGAAAAGCTTTTTTCATTATGAATTAGAGGAGGGATTGGGGTGAAGTCAGAAATGATGACGGAACCGAAAACAGAGACGTGGACTGGAGCCCAGCTGTTAATGCAGTGCTTAAAAGAAGAAGGAGTAGAAGTGATTTTTGGGTATCCAGGTGGAGCCGTTTTACCAATCTACGATGCGATTTACGATACGCCAATCAAACATGTTCTGACACGTCATGAGCAAGGGGCCATTCATGCGGCAGAAGGATACGCTCGAGTTTCCGGAAAACCAGGGGTAGTCATTGCGACTTCAGGACCAGGAGCAACCAATTTAGTAACCGGAATTACGGATGCGATGATGGATTCGATTCCATTGGTCGTTTTTACTGGTCAAGTGGCCACGCAGGTCATTGGGACGGATGCCTTCCAAGAAGCAGATATTATGGGAATTACGACTCCGATTACTAAACATAATTATCAAGTTCGAGATGTACATGAATTACCACGGATTGTGAAAGAGGCGTTTCACATCGCTACTACCGGTCGCCCAGGACCAGTTGTCATTGATATTCCAAAAGACATCTCGATTTCTGATGGTGCGGTAGATTTTCAAGGAGACATTTATTTACCTGGTTACCAGCCAACCATTCATCCAAATTTTATGCAACTGAAAAAAGTCATTCATGTCCTTGAAAAAGCGGAAAAACCGGTCTTGCTCGGTGGAGCCGGAGTTCTTCATGCCAAAGGGGCAAACGAATTTGTTGCATTTGCTGAGCGTTGGAATCTTCCTGTGACCACTACATTATTAGGTCTTGGAAGTATTCCAGGAGACCATCCACTCTTTTTAGGAATGGCAGGGATGCACGGTACGTTTGCGGCAAATCGTGCACTGTATGAATGCGATGTGTTAATTAACATTGGTGCACGTTTTGATGATCGATTAACAGGTAACTTACAACATTTTGCCCCAAAAGCAACGGTTGTCCATATAGATATCGATCCAGCAGAAATAGGGAAAAACGTTCCAACTGCAGTTCCAATTGTGGCCGATGCTAAGGAGACGTTGAAACAACTGTTACAAATGGAAGGTCAGATTCCTTCGTATGACTCATGGCTTCATCATTTAAAAGACTATGAACTTGAATTCCCACTATGGTATGAAGCAAATGAAAATATCTTAATGCCGCAACAGCTTGTGGAACTAGTCCATAAAATTACGAACGGTGAGGCCATCGTTACAACAGATGTCGGTCAACACCAAATGTGGGCCGCCCAATATTTTCGAATGAAGTATCCTCATCGTTGGGTTACATCCGGTGGTTTAGGAACTATGGGGTTCGGGTTCCCAGCAGCGATTGGAGCACAATTAGCTTCAAAAGAAGCAACGGTTGTGTCGTTAACCGGAGATGGTGGATTTCAAATGACGTTCCAAGAATTAGCTGTTGTAAAAGAAATGAATTTACCGGTTAAAATTGTCATCTTCAATAACTATTCGTTAGGAATGGTACGCCAATGGCAACAGCTCTTTTATCAAGAACGATACTCCCATTCATTAATTCCAGTACAGCCGGATTTTGTCAAGCTAGCTGATGCCTTCGGTATTAAAGGTTATAGAATTACCAATCCATGTGAAGCAGAATCCATTTTACAAGAGGCGCTTTTATCAGACGAACCGGTAGTCGTTGATTGCCTCGTTAAACGTGATGAAAATGTCTACCCAATGATTGCACCAGGAAAAGGAATTCACGAAATGGTGGGGGTGAAAAGATGAAGCGAATCATCACGGCGTTAGTGAACAATCGAAGTGGCGTCCTTAATCGCGTTACAGGTGTTATGAGTAAACGCCAATTCAATATCGAAAGTATCACGGTTGGGCTAACGGAAACAGACGGTGTTTCACGGATGACGTTTGTCGTTCACGTAGAAGATGATCGGAAGCTGGAACAATTGATTAAGCAGCTAAACAAATTAATTGATGTCTTAAAAGTGTCAGATATTACGGATCAATCCATTGTTGCCCGTGAACTAGCGTTGATAAAAGTGATTAGTAATCCTCAAGTCCGAAGTGAAATTGGTGGCATTATTGAACCATTTCGGGCCTCCATCATTGATGTCAGTCGAGATAGCGTCACGGTCCAAGTAACGGGTGACTCTGAAAAAATTGAGGCCTTAATTGAATTGTTAAAACCGTATGGCATTAAAGAGCTTGCGAGAACGGGTCTTACCGCCTTTCCGCGTGGTTCACAAAAGCCTACTACTCAAGTGAAACAAGTATCTTTAATATAAAAAATTAACTAAAAGGAGTGTTGATCATGGTTAAAGTTTATTATGAAAACGATGTACAAGAATCTGTATTAAAAGGAAAGCAAGTGGCTGTTATCGGCTATGGATCTCAAGGGCATGCCCATGCACAAAACTTACGAGACAATGGTTACAATGTCGTTATCGGTTTAAGAAAAGGGAAATCATGGGACCAAGCCCAAAAAGATGGCTTTCACGTGTATCCAGTACGTGAAGCTGTTCAACAAAGCGATGTAATCATGGTCCTGCTACCTGATGAACATCAACCCAAGGTATA
This portion of the Bacillus sp. (in: firmicutes) genome encodes:
- the ilvN gene encoding acetolactate synthase small subunit, encoding MKRIITALVNNRSGVLNRVTGVMSKRQFNIESITVGLTETDGVSRMTFVVHVEDDRKLEQLIKQLNKLIDVLKVSDITDQSIVARELALIKVISNPQVRSEIGGIIEPFRASIIDVSRDSVTVQVTGDSEKIEALIELLKPYGIKELARTGLTAFPRGSQKPTTQVKQVSLI
- the ilvB gene encoding acetolactate synthase large subunit gives rise to the protein MMTEPKTETWTGAQLLMQCLKEEGVEVIFGYPGGAVLPIYDAIYDTPIKHVLTRHEQGAIHAAEGYARVSGKPGVVIATSGPGATNLVTGITDAMMDSIPLVVFTGQVATQVIGTDAFQEADIMGITTPITKHNYQVRDVHELPRIVKEAFHIATTGRPGPVVIDIPKDISISDGAVDFQGDIYLPGYQPTIHPNFMQLKKVIHVLEKAEKPVLLGGAGVLHAKGANEFVAFAERWNLPVTTTLLGLGSIPGDHPLFLGMAGMHGTFAANRALYECDVLINIGARFDDRLTGNLQHFAPKATVVHIDIDPAEIGKNVPTAVPIVADAKETLKQLLQMEGQIPSYDSWLHHLKDYELEFPLWYEANENILMPQQLVELVHKITNGEAIVTTDVGQHQMWAAQYFRMKYPHRWVTSGGLGTMGFGFPAAIGAQLASKEATVVSLTGDGGFQMTFQELAVVKEMNLPVKIVIFNNYSLGMVRQWQQLFYQERYSHSLIPVQPDFVKLADAFGIKGYRITNPCEAESILQEALLSDEPVVVDCLVKRDENVYPMIAPGKGIHEMVGVKR
- the ilvD gene encoding dihydroxy-acid dehydratase — its product is MRSDMIKKGIDRAPHRSLLYATGVRAKDLDKPFIGVCNSYVDIIPGHKHLREFAEVVKEAIWEAGGVPFEFNTIGVDDGIAMGHIGMRYSLPSRELIADAAETVINAHWFDGVFYIPNCDKITPGMLMAAVRTNVPSVFVSGGPMEAGVSSKGKTLSLASVFEGVGAYQSGMITKQELDDLEQHACPTCGSCSGMFTANSMNCLMEVLGVALPGNGTIVATSKQRYQLVYEAAKQLIEMVKHDVRPRDIITKQAIDDAFALDMAMGGSTNTVLHLLAIANEAGIDYDLDRINEIAKKVPYLAKISPASDYSIGDVHRAGGISAILKELSDLGVLHDERRTVTGQTLYDNIKNAVILDDQVIRRKENPYRKDGGLSILRGNLAPDGAVIKVGAVDPSIQRFLGEAIVFNSQDEAIKGIENGTVREGHVVVIRYEGPKGGPGMPEMLAPTAQIVGKGLGTKVALITDGRFSGATRGISIGHISPEAAEGGPIAFVENGDPILIDLTQRTIQVLVDQEEWEERKKNWKPFEPKIKSGYLGRYSKLVTSANTGAILKI